One region of Candidatus Wallbacteria bacterium genomic DNA includes:
- a CDS encoding 6-phosphofructokinase, with translation MSSILTGKVLIAQSGGPTAVINQSLVGAVLESRKFSQVTKVYGALNGVKGIINEELVDLTQETTNNLEKVASTPSSALLSTRDKPDEKYCKEIFEVLRAHEIRYFFYIGGNDSSDTARIVNDEAEKAEYDLRVIHIPKTIDNDLVINDHTPGFPSAARFVAQAFMGANLDNRSLPGVYIAIVMGRNAGFLTAASALARKYPDDGPHLIYIPENPFDINGFLSDVKSTYEKFGRCIVAISEGVSDKEHQPIMTTLMKTSEKDAHGNVQLSGTGALGDLLSDEIRAKLKIKRVRSDTFGYLQRSFVGCVSDVDQFEAREVGEKAAQFALWHNVDGSITIQRTGNYSVDYKLVKLDEIAAKTKHMPEDFYDPLKKDVTEKFYIYCRPLLGSGFPQPHRLRAPKVAKILNKK, from the coding sequence ATGAGTTCGATACTGACAGGTAAAGTTCTGATCGCTCAGAGTGGTGGACCGACAGCTGTAATCAATCAGAGTCTGGTGGGAGCTGTTCTGGAATCCAGGAAGTTTTCCCAGGTCACTAAAGTTTACGGCGCATTGAACGGCGTCAAAGGCATCATCAATGAAGAGCTGGTGGACCTGACCCAGGAAACCACCAATAACCTTGAAAAAGTCGCATCCACGCCTTCTTCTGCTCTGCTCTCGACCCGGGACAAGCCGGATGAAAAATACTGCAAGGAAATTTTCGAAGTGCTGCGTGCGCACGAAATCAGGTATTTTTTCTACATCGGAGGCAATGATTCCTCTGATACAGCCAGAATCGTCAATGATGAAGCTGAAAAAGCCGAGTATGACCTGCGGGTGATCCATATCCCGAAGACTATCGACAATGACCTGGTGATCAATGATCATACTCCGGGATTTCCGTCAGCCGCCAGATTCGTGGCTCAGGCTTTCATGGGAGCCAACCTTGACAACAGATCACTGCCTGGAGTTTATATTGCCATAGTAATGGGGAGGAATGCGGGATTCCTCACGGCTGCGAGCGCTCTGGCCAGGAAATACCCCGATGACGGGCCGCATCTCATCTATATCCCGGAAAATCCCTTTGACATCAACGGATTCCTGTCTGATGTAAAGAGCACTTATGAGAAATTCGGACGCTGCATTGTTGCGATCAGCGAAGGCGTTTCGGATAAAGAGCATCAGCCGATCATGACAACCCTGATGAAAACTTCAGAAAAGGATGCCCACGGAAATGTCCAGCTTTCAGGTACCGGCGCACTCGGAGATCTCCTGTCAGATGAGATCCGCGCGAAACTGAAGATCAAACGGGTACGCTCTGATACTTTCGGCTACCTGCAGCGCTCGTTTGTAGGCTGCGTTTCAGACGTGGACCAGTTTGAGGCCCGCGAAGTTGGCGAAAAGGCTGCCCAGTTCGCGCTCTGGCACAATGTTGACGGCTCGATTACAATTCAGCGCACCGGAAATTACTCTGTTGATTACAAACTGGTGAAGCTTGATGAAATCGCAGCCAAGACCAAGCACATGCCCGAGGATTTCTACGACCCATTAAAAAAAGATGTGACTGAAAAGTTCTATATTTACTGCCGGCCGTTGCTCGGGTCCGGTTTCCCGCAGCCGCACAGGCTGCGTGCGCCGAAGGTGGCGAAGATACTGAATAAGAAGTGA
- a CDS encoding STAS domain-containing protein, whose translation MELSVRDGIQVVSAGSGIFRDNLGEFRKIADKLKRDGALRVVVDFEQGFVAEEAHGILLSLWKNLRERNGELLFTGVSTELLKTLDLTRINRVIGIVRDLETACDFLKTGKSALPDQEINGPLNKVENTKEGK comes from the coding sequence ATGGAATTGTCTGTCAGGGATGGAATTCAGGTAGTAAGTGCAGGTTCCGGGATTTTCAGGGACAATCTTGGGGAATTCAGGAAAATCGCTGACAAACTTAAACGGGATGGAGCACTGCGCGTAGTGGTGGATTTCGAACAGGGTTTTGTCGCAGAAGAGGCACACGGCATACTGCTCTCCCTCTGGAAAAATCTCAGGGAGCGAAACGGAGAGCTGCTCTTCACCGGAGTTTCAACCGAACTTCTGAAAACCCTGGATCTGACCAGAATCAATCGAGTCATCGGCATAGTGAGGGACCTCGAAACTGCCTGCGATTTTCTGAAGACCGGGAAAAGTGCACTCCCGGATCAGGAGATAAATGGACCACTGAACAAGGTTGAAAATACCAAGGAGGGAAAATGA